From a single Paenibacillus sp. FSL R5-0345 genomic region:
- a CDS encoding WD40/YVTN/BNR-like repeat-containing protein, translated as MTSRTAGLKTLRMFLMLFFLAWIVSACSSPPPEPSPQPQPTEAPEEGQTITLITPPDNNTNNESAPKYQVQTRITGFHLLSETVGMVWGVTKNELRLYITRDNGATWANISPAPNVQFLSTPVYGKGIFFTDPNHGWIIRSAFGTTENIVLRTTDGGQSWKISSLGDDNDVSSVYFNSPTQGWLMTSSKATPNRESKALYSTSDGGATWEEVMQNEQYNPNLPNHSIPFTGVSTGMIFKNRVEGFVTLQTGALPKIFMTKDGGQSWNPGSPFLVNEQLESCDRVITGKPEFFDASKTNGWMSVGCQKDKDKTITYHGYFTANGGDNWKFAPFELKSSTEGNHQSAPTFLNSQVGWAIIGDTLYHTVNQGNTWLPLKESNVLQSKLEEYPETIKMQFISPEVGWLLIEKKEQKRSLLLQTTNGGISWRVM; from the coding sequence TTGACATCTAGGACTGCTGGATTGAAAACACTAAGAATGTTTCTGATGCTATTTTTTTTAGCGTGGATAGTCTCGGCATGTTCTTCACCACCACCGGAGCCTTCTCCACAGCCACAGCCAACAGAAGCACCGGAAGAAGGACAAACGATTACTCTGATTACACCACCTGATAACAATACTAATAATGAGAGTGCCCCGAAATATCAGGTTCAAACAAGAATTACGGGCTTTCATTTGCTAAGCGAGACAGTGGGCATGGTCTGGGGTGTTACAAAAAATGAGCTTCGTTTGTACATTACCCGTGATAATGGAGCGACATGGGCTAATATTTCTCCTGCCCCAAATGTACAGTTCCTTTCCACGCCCGTCTATGGAAAAGGCATCTTTTTTACGGACCCTAATCATGGTTGGATTATAAGAAGTGCATTTGGTACGACAGAGAACATTGTGCTGCGAACCACGGATGGTGGTCAGAGTTGGAAGATCTCATCACTAGGCGATGATAATGATGTATCTTCCGTTTATTTTAATTCTCCGACCCAAGGATGGCTGATGACCTCTTCGAAAGCTACTCCTAACAGGGAGAGCAAGGCCCTTTACTCAACTTCAGACGGTGGTGCCACGTGGGAAGAAGTGATGCAGAATGAACAATATAATCCGAACCTTCCAAATCATTCGATTCCGTTCACAGGTGTAAGTACTGGAATGATATTCAAGAACCGTGTAGAGGGATTTGTGACCCTGCAGACAGGTGCTCTTCCAAAGATCTTTATGACTAAGGACGGTGGTCAGAGTTGGAATCCGGGATCACCTTTTTTGGTAAATGAACAACTGGAAAGCTGTGACAGAGTGATTACTGGCAAACCAGAGTTCTTCGATGCTAGTAAAACTAATGGCTGGATGTCTGTGGGCTGCCAAAAAGATAAAGATAAGACGATTACTTACCACGGTTACTTTACAGCTAATGGTGGAGATAATTGGAAATTTGCACCTTTTGAATTAAAGAGTTCAACCGAAGGAAATCATCAGAGTGCTCCTACATTTCTGAATTCCCAAGTCGGTTGGGCCATCATCGGTGACACCCTTTACCACACTGTTAACCAAGGGAACACTTGGCTCCCCCTTAAGGAGAGCAATGTTCTGCAGTCAAAGCTTGAGGAATATCCTGAGACGATTAAGATGCAGTTTATTTCTCCAGAGGTCGGCTGGCTTTTGATTGAGAAAAAAGAACAAAAACGCTCACTCCTCTTACAAACCACTAATGGTGGGATTAGTTGGCGTGTGATGTAA
- a CDS encoding amino acid permease → MDLFRKKPLIAPSNSGATKLNKTLGALDLTMLGVGAIIGTGIFVMTGVAAAEHAGPGLVISFLLAAFACVLSALCYSEFASTIPVSGSAYAYSYVAFGELLAWILGWDLVLEYGVAAAAVSSGWSGYLQGLLEGFGIHIPTALSGAYNAEAGTVINLPAVIIILLISYLLTRGTKETARFNAIMVVIKIAVVLLFIVTGFFYVKPENWTPFLPFGFQGVVNGAATVFFAYIGFDALSTAAEEVKRPQRDLPIGIISSLAICSVLYILVSLVLTGIIPYTDLNVSDPVSYALRVVNQDLIAGLISVGAIAGMTTVLLVMLFGQTRLIFAISRDGLLPKGLSKINAKTQTPIRSTWMVGIIIAVLTGFIPLDRLANLTSIGTLFAFFVVSLGVIALRYIHPNMKRGFRVPWVPFIPLLSAATCGFLMYNLGSETWIGFLIWTALGLLIYFLYGYRNSKLNHK, encoded by the coding sequence ATGGATTTATTTCGCAAAAAACCGTTAATCGCACCTTCAAACTCGGGTGCAACCAAGTTAAACAAAACACTTGGTGCACTAGATCTAACCATGCTAGGTGTAGGAGCGATCATCGGTACTGGTATTTTTGTAATGACAGGCGTAGCGGCAGCAGAACACGCTGGTCCTGGGCTTGTGATTTCATTCCTGTTAGCCGCTTTTGCGTGCGTGCTATCAGCCCTTTGTTATTCAGAGTTTGCTTCGACCATCCCGGTCTCCGGAAGTGCCTATGCTTATAGTTATGTAGCATTTGGAGAATTACTCGCTTGGATTTTAGGCTGGGATCTTGTGTTAGAATACGGCGTTGCAGCAGCGGCAGTTAGCAGTGGGTGGTCCGGTTATTTACAGGGTCTTTTAGAGGGATTCGGGATACATATTCCTACAGCACTATCTGGGGCTTATAATGCGGAAGCGGGTACCGTTATTAATTTACCAGCAGTAATTATCATCTTACTAATTTCCTACTTACTGACACGGGGAACTAAAGAGACTGCTCGTTTTAATGCCATTATGGTAGTTATCAAAATTGCTGTAGTACTTTTGTTTATCGTAACGGGATTCTTCTATGTTAAGCCAGAGAACTGGACTCCATTCCTACCGTTTGGCTTTCAAGGTGTCGTGAATGGTGCGGCAACGGTCTTCTTCGCCTACATAGGGTTTGATGCATTATCGACTGCAGCAGAAGAAGTAAAGCGACCACAGCGGGATTTGCCAATAGGGATAATTTCATCTCTTGCTATCTGTTCAGTATTGTATATTCTAGTTTCACTCGTATTAACGGGTATTATTCCTTACACGGACCTCAATGTAAGTGATCCTGTTTCTTATGCGCTTCGCGTCGTAAATCAGGACCTGATAGCGGGACTAATCTCGGTAGGGGCTATTGCAGGAATGACCACAGTGCTGCTCGTGATGCTGTTCGGTCAAACTCGACTGATATTTGCAATCTCACGGGATGGACTTTTGCCAAAAGGATTATCTAAGATTAATGCTAAAACTCAAACGCCTATTCGTAGTACATGGATGGTTGGTATCATTATAGCAGTATTAACTGGCTTCATACCTTTGGATCGGTTGGCTAATTTAACAAGCATTGGAACACTGTTTGCCTTTTTTGTCGTTTCTTTGGGTGTAATTGCCTTACGGTATATTCACCCCAATATGAAAAGAGGGTTCAGAGTACCCTGGGTACCTTTCATTCCGTTGCTAAGTGCGGCAACATGCGGATTTTTGATGTATAATCTAGGAAGTGAGACATGGATTGGATTTCTTATTTGGACGGCTCTTGGGCTTCTGATCTATTTTTTATACGGCTACCGTAATAGTAAATTGAATCATAAATAA
- a CDS encoding L-lactate dehydrogenase, with protein MPPKPNRVVVIGTGAVGTTTAYTLLLRRRMPELVLIDVNQKKALGEALDMNHGMPFVGGVKLWAGTYEDCREADIIIVTAGASQKPGETRIDLLRKNISIFRDIVQKITKYNQHAILLIATNPVDILSYATLKISGFDRRRVIGSGTVLDSARFRYLIGRHKEIDPRSIHGQIIGEHGDSELPVWSLANVAGIDLGFDEAEQNEIFEDTKNAAYEIIDAKGSTSYAIALALDRIVVSILHNEGSVLNVSTLLNNYNGVSDVYLGAPCIVDRSGVREVLDLPLNETEKALFQKSAEKLKAEIAKLEL; from the coding sequence ATGCCCCCGAAACCCAATCGAGTCGTAGTCATTGGTACTGGAGCAGTTGGTACAACAACAGCCTATACATTATTGCTACGGAGACGTATGCCTGAGCTCGTACTTATTGACGTTAATCAAAAGAAAGCACTTGGAGAAGCGTTGGATATGAATCACGGCATGCCTTTTGTTGGTGGTGTGAAGCTATGGGCTGGTACATATGAAGATTGCCGTGAAGCGGATATCATCATTGTTACGGCCGGTGCATCACAAAAACCGGGTGAAACCCGGATAGATCTGCTCCGCAAAAACATTTCAATTTTCCGAGATATCGTTCAAAAAATAACAAAATACAATCAACATGCGATACTACTTATTGCTACTAACCCGGTAGATATTTTATCATATGCCACTTTAAAAATAAGCGGATTTGATCGCAGAAGAGTCATCGGTTCCGGAACAGTGTTGGATAGTGCACGATTTCGCTACCTGATCGGCCGCCATAAAGAAATTGATCCTCGCAGTATTCACGGACAGATTATCGGGGAACATGGAGACTCAGAACTTCCTGTTTGGAGTCTAGCGAATGTTGCCGGAATCGATCTTGGTTTTGATGAAGCAGAACAAAATGAAATTTTCGAGGATACTAAGAATGCCGCTTATGAAATTATTGATGCCAAAGGCTCTACCTCTTACGCAATAGCACTAGCACTTGATCGAATTGTAGTCTCCATTCTGCATAATGAAGGTTCTGTGTTGAACGTATCTACTTTATTGAATAATTATAATGGCGTTTCGGATGTCTACCTTGGTGCCCCTTGTATCGTAGATCGCTCCGGTGTACGAGAAGTACTAGATCTTCCACTAAATGAGACAGAAAAAGCTTTATTCCAGAAATCTGCCGAGAAGCTTAAGGCAGAGATTGCTAAGCTAGAACTGTAA
- a CDS encoding tyrosine-type recombinase/integrase, with the protein MNEWSEDYEEGLEAFLIWMKDAGYTPYTQKSYLVDVRQFLESLNGKKLESVKKLHVISFLTSVRERGVSDATRNRKHASINCFFKALIELELLLTNPAAGIKKSKTEINREPVYLDEGDLGRFLSSIDGKYKGRNLAVFLLMSYMGLRVGEVHTLNLSDYNVERHSLRVFGKGRKWRNVPIPEDVVPFLDLAIEERLEPWRSKEEAMFISQKGRRLSIRGIQQIAADTFERFQKDVPAAQRRPYSSHKLRHSFATMLLRKGADLRTVQELLGHSSIQTTTVYTHITSREKEEAMSKLQVQI; encoded by the coding sequence ATGAATGAGTGGAGTGAAGACTACGAAGAGGGGCTTGAGGCTTTTTTAATCTGGATGAAGGATGCCGGTTACACTCCCTATACGCAGAAATCCTATTTAGTAGATGTAAGACAGTTCTTAGAAAGTCTAAATGGAAAAAAGCTTGAATCGGTAAAGAAGTTACATGTTATTTCCTTTCTTACGTCTGTGCGTGAACGTGGAGTAAGTGATGCTACCCGTAACCGGAAGCATGCCTCTATTAACTGTTTTTTTAAGGCATTAATTGAACTGGAATTACTTCTAACCAATCCTGCAGCTGGGATCAAGAAATCTAAGACAGAGATCAATCGTGAGCCAGTCTACTTAGATGAAGGTGATCTGGGGCGATTTTTATCTTCTATAGACGGGAAGTACAAAGGCCGTAATTTAGCAGTTTTTTTACTCATGTCCTATATGGGGCTTCGGGTGGGGGAAGTCCACACGCTGAATTTAAGTGATTATAATGTAGAAAGGCATTCACTTCGAGTGTTTGGTAAGGGACGTAAATGGCGTAATGTACCGATTCCAGAGGATGTGGTCCCCTTTCTCGATCTGGCAATAGAAGAACGGCTAGAACCTTGGCGCAGTAAAGAAGAGGCTATGTTCATTTCACAAAAGGGACGCAGGCTGTCCATTCGCGGTATACAGCAAATCGCTGCGGACACCTTCGAGCGTTTCCAAAAGGATGTGCCTGCTGCACAACGTCGACCATATTCCAGCCACAAGCTTCGACATTCCTTCGCTACCATGCTGTTACGAAAAGGGGCGGATCTGCGAACGGTTCAGGAACTGCTCGGACACTCTTCTATTCAGACTACAACGGTTTACACGCATATCACGAGCCGGGAGAAGGAAGAAGCCATGTCGAAATTGCAAGTCCAGATTTGA
- a CDS encoding LysR family transcriptional regulator has translation MESRHLFTFIVVVETGSFTRAAQKLDYAQSSITAQIQALETEIGQPLFDRISKKIILTDAGRRLLPFAQEISRMHSLAEDALRSESELTGTLRIGAPESLAAFRLPGIIKEFRTKYPKVQIILKPGVCWELTDLVRSGELDLAFLLQPETEDKDLNIETLVHEQMTLIAPPDHPLVSLSEVEPVHLKGETILHTETGCSYRTLFEHHLNSHGVFPDPTLEFWSIEAIKQCVMADLGIAFIPLITVNNELAEGKLASLNWNDESQRVATQIAYHHKKWKSPVLTEFLKTVQKHAEKWST, from the coding sequence ATGGAATCACGTCATCTTTTTACCTTTATAGTCGTAGTGGAGACGGGTAGCTTCACACGCGCTGCACAGAAGCTTGATTATGCACAATCCAGTATTACCGCACAGATCCAAGCGCTAGAGACTGAAATAGGTCAGCCTTTATTCGATCGGATCAGTAAAAAGATCATCCTAACCGATGCAGGCCGCCGTCTGCTCCCATTCGCTCAAGAGATCTCCAGAATGCACTCTCTAGCGGAAGATGCTCTTCGCTCCGAGAGTGAGCTAACAGGGACTTTAAGAATTGGCGCACCTGAATCTCTGGCTGCTTTTCGCTTACCAGGCATTATCAAGGAGTTTCGCACGAAATATCCGAAGGTCCAAATTATTTTGAAGCCTGGGGTCTGCTGGGAGCTAACGGACTTAGTCCGCTCCGGTGAACTGGATCTGGCCTTCTTATTGCAACCAGAGACAGAAGATAAAGATCTGAACATAGAAACACTGGTGCATGAACAAATGACCTTGATCGCCCCACCAGATCACCCCTTAGTGAGTCTTTCAGAGGTAGAGCCGGTTCATCTTAAGGGAGAAACGATATTGCATACAGAAACGGGTTGTAGCTACCGTACTTTGTTTGAACATCATTTAAACAGTCATGGAGTATTTCCTGACCCTACGTTAGAGTTTTGGAGTATTGAGGCGATCAAGCAATGTGTTATGGCGGACCTAGGTATCGCTTTTATTCCACTGATTACAGTGAACAATGAATTAGCGGAGGGAAAGTTAGCTAGTTTGAATTGGAATGATGAATCGCAGCGTGTGGCTACTCAAATAGCCTATCATCATAAGAAATGGAAATCACCTGTACTAACAGAGTTTTTAAAGACTGTACAAAAGCACGCTGAAAAATGGAGTACTTAA
- a CDS encoding APC family permease codes for MKDSSSNTLQRNIGMPQAIALYIGAVLGSGVLIVPGLAAEMAGPASLLAWGFMTLLILPMALSMGLLSAKFPNAGGVSHFVTLAFGPKAGSLVGWFFLMSVPIGAPVAALTGAGYMTAAMGWNEPARITIAAVMLAIGLITNWIGMQVAGKVQIAVVIAIVAVLVFSFATALPRMEVEHFTPFVPHGWMSIGQAAAILFWCFIGWEAVSHLSEEFKDPQRAAVKGVTIAATIVGILYFLSALATVGTQSYLKGGSSTSLVWIISQPLGRWGGFIAGLTGLFICTATIIAYAGAASRVAYALSRQGYAPKWMGRLSKQYHTPIGGIAFLLLCFVMVMSLYGSGSISITTLIQFPNATFILTYIGGCAAGIRLLKGSRLGVTISWISFLATAAVFPFTGWAIGYPLLITLMFILIFRLKHKQGVTGIKDLSNEIYDGQRKVL; via the coding sequence ATGAAAGATTCAAGTTCAAACACATTACAAAGAAACATCGGCATGCCCCAAGCCATAGCTCTTTATATCGGCGCTGTATTGGGCTCGGGGGTCTTAATCGTGCCCGGGCTGGCTGCAGAAATGGCTGGTCCCGCTTCATTACTGGCATGGGGATTTATGACGTTATTGATATTGCCAATGGCCTTATCGATGGGACTGCTCTCTGCCAAATTTCCTAACGCAGGAGGCGTGTCACACTTCGTTACCCTTGCTTTCGGACCTAAAGCTGGATCTTTAGTGGGCTGGTTCTTCCTAATGTCCGTTCCAATTGGTGCGCCTGTCGCTGCACTGACCGGTGCTGGTTACATGACAGCCGCAATGGGCTGGAATGAACCTGCGAGAATTACTATCGCTGCAGTGATGTTAGCCATTGGGCTAATTACTAACTGGATTGGCATGCAAGTGGCTGGAAAGGTACAAATTGCCGTAGTAATTGCAATTGTAGCTGTTCTCGTCTTCTCCTTTGCTACTGCACTTCCACGGATGGAGGTGGAACACTTCACACCCTTTGTCCCACATGGATGGATGAGCATTGGTCAGGCTGCAGCAATCTTATTTTGGTGTTTTATTGGCTGGGAGGCTGTCTCACATCTTTCTGAGGAGTTCAAAGACCCACAGCGAGCTGCAGTTAAAGGTGTGACCATCGCTGCTACTATTGTAGGTATTCTATATTTCTTATCAGCTTTAGCAACAGTTGGTACACAAAGCTATCTTAAAGGTGGGTCAAGCACTTCGCTCGTTTGGATCATCAGCCAGCCTCTTGGACGCTGGGGAGGATTTATCGCAGGTCTTACAGGTCTATTCATTTGTACTGCCACCATTATCGCTTATGCCGGTGCGGCCTCACGTGTGGCTTATGCATTATCACGTCAGGGCTATGCGCCGAAATGGATGGGTAGACTATCCAAACAGTATCATACCCCAATCGGCGGGATAGCTTTCCTGCTCCTCTGTTTCGTGATGGTGATGTCACTGTACGGCAGCGGATCGATATCAATCACTACTTTGATTCAGTTTCCGAATGCGACATTCATTCTAACCTATATCGGAGGCTGTGCTGCGGGGATACGTCTACTCAAGGGGAGCAGATTAGGTGTGACGATTAGCTGGATCTCTTTTCTAGCTACTGCTGCCGTGTTTCCTTTTACAGGCTGGGCGATAGGTTATCCGTTACTTATTACTTTGATGTTTATTTTGATCTTTCGTCTTAAACATAAACAAGGGGTTACCGGAATAAAGGATTTAAGTAATGAAATATATGACGGTCAACGAAAAGTGTTATGA
- a CDS encoding NUDIX hydrolase, translating to MGYVESLRELVGNKPVILVRPSIIIINPSGELLLVQHEDGTWGVPGGLMELGESVEECARREVKEELGITIKTLHLMGVFSGKELYTKLRNGHEYYNVIIGYICTDYEGVIQPDGVEVLDAKFHHPLQLPERIDPFIKTKIKENIGIISNFFKNKVKETRNRS from the coding sequence ATGGGGTATGTTGAATCACTTCGAGAACTGGTTGGAAATAAACCTGTAATTTTGGTAAGGCCGAGTATAATAATTATTAATCCTTCAGGTGAACTATTATTAGTCCAGCATGAAGATGGCACCTGGGGAGTTCCTGGCGGGTTAATGGAGCTTGGTGAATCAGTAGAAGAGTGTGCTAGACGCGAAGTCAAGGAAGAGCTTGGTATAACGATTAAGACGCTTCATTTAATGGGTGTGTTTTCTGGAAAAGAACTGTATACAAAATTAAGGAACGGCCATGAGTATTACAATGTTATTATTGGATATATTTGCACAGACTATGAGGGGGTTATTCAACCAGACGGAGTAGAGGTTCTTGATGCTAAATTTCATCACCCGCTTCAGCTCCCTGAAAGAATTGACCCATTTATTAAAACCAAGATTAAGGAGAATATTGGAATCATATCAAATTTTTTTAAAAATAAAGTGAAAGAAACCCGTAACCGATCCTGA
- a CDS encoding alpha/beta hydrolase — protein sequence MPNQPKIILEPAAQKFADDNSKPPFLPDLGPEKGRETVDTVQSSEINKPEVDIEDLMVPGGPNGNVSVRIVRPPSSSSASLPVILYIHGAGWVFGNAHTHDRLIRELAVGAEAAVVFPNYSLSPEAKYPTAIEEIYAVLKWIAEQGSDHALDATKLSIGGDSVGGNMAAAVTLMAKERSGPKIGKQLLFYPVTDASFDTESYHEFAEGYFLQRDGMKWFWDQYTTDSAERNQITASPLRASVEQLRDLPEALVITGEADVLRDEGEAYAAKLREAGVTVTAVRFQGIIHDFVMLNPLAETNAKKAAIKLATTWLREGF from the coding sequence ATGCCAAATCAACCAAAGATCATTCTCGAGCCAGCAGCGCAGAAATTTGCCGATGATAATTCAAAACCTCCGTTCCTTCCTGATCTTGGACCAGAAAAAGGTCGTGAGACGGTAGATACAGTACAATCCAGTGAGATTAATAAACCTGAAGTCGATATCGAAGATCTTATGGTACCAGGAGGACCTAACGGTAATGTTTCTGTTAGAATTGTTCGGCCCCCTAGCTCCTCTTCCGCATCGTTGCCAGTCATCCTATACATTCATGGTGCAGGCTGGGTATTTGGCAATGCGCATACCCATGATCGCTTAATCCGTGAATTAGCTGTTGGCGCGGAGGCAGCAGTCGTATTCCCAAATTACAGCCTATCTCCAGAAGCTAAATATCCTACCGCAATTGAAGAAATCTATGCTGTTCTAAAATGGATCGCTGAACAGGGCAGTGATCATGCCCTTGATGCTACCAAGCTATCCATAGGTGGTGATAGTGTCGGCGGGAATATGGCAGCAGCCGTTACTCTTATGGCAAAAGAACGCAGTGGCCCGAAAATAGGGAAACAACTATTGTTCTATCCGGTAACTGATGCCTCATTTGATACCGAATCCTATCATGAGTTCGCCGAAGGATATTTCCTACAGCGTGACGGAATGAAATGGTTCTGGGATCAATATACAACTGACTCAGCCGAGCGGAATCAGATCACAGCCTCCCCGCTTCGTGCCAGTGTAGAGCAGTTACGCGATCTGCCTGAAGCACTAGTCATAACGGGTGAAGCAGATGTTCTACGTGATGAAGGTGAAGCTTATGCTGCCAAATTACGTGAAGCTGGCGTCACTGTCACAGCAGTTCGCTTTCAAGGGATCATACATGATTTTGTGATGTTAAATCCTTTAGCAGAAACCAATGCCAAAAAAGCCGCCATCAAGTTGGCGACTACCTGGCTTCGTGAAGGCTTCTAA
- the gerPC gene encoding spore germination protein GerPC produces MHPYYVQQVFNTLRLQSEKIQQLEKQLQDLKGDVDSIKNNKAASIGPINYHFEQLKIEKLEGTLNIGITPNEGNNLDEAIVNGKPIGQQEEGAPTATALSDKIRPEILKYVQEEVPSQFSRLEKEQNLSIDENYIQMVTQDLLNQMDGRINDYVSQLPTSEEGRGYTEEESASIVEQIKRDIVTAIERHLEINITGRREPHESNRD; encoded by the coding sequence ATGCACCCGTATTATGTTCAACAAGTCTTTAATACATTAAGATTACAATCAGAAAAGATTCAGCAGCTGGAGAAGCAGCTCCAAGATTTAAAAGGGGATGTAGACAGCATAAAGAACAATAAAGCTGCAAGTATAGGACCTATAAATTATCATTTTGAACAATTGAAAATCGAGAAGCTGGAAGGCACTTTAAATATAGGCATAACACCCAATGAGGGAAATAATCTGGATGAAGCGATCGTCAATGGAAAACCTATCGGTCAGCAAGAAGAAGGGGCACCAACTGCAACCGCCTTATCGGATAAGATTCGTCCAGAGATTCTGAAGTATGTCCAAGAGGAAGTCCCTTCACAATTTTCACGGTTAGAAAAAGAGCAGAACTTAAGTATTGATGAGAACTATATCCAAATGGTAACTCAGGATCTGCTGAATCAGATGGATGGCCGAATTAACGACTATGTGAGCCAGCTGCCTACCTCAGAGGAAGGGCGCGGATACACAGAAGAGGAAAGTGCTTCTATTGTAGAACAAATCAAACGAGATATTGTTACGGCGATAGAGCGGCATTTGGAAATAAATATAACTGGAAGGCGGGAACCACATGAAAGTAACCGTGATTAA
- a CDS encoding spore germination protein GerPB: MNITVYQCISVNHLKIGTISNSSVLQIGTSGRINALSHSYQSSDVPESPPAPLPGVSDSPLVRLPPPTELYTG; encoded by the coding sequence ATGAATATTACGGTGTATCAGTGCATATCGGTCAATCATCTAAAAATTGGTACGATCTCTAATTCATCGGTTCTGCAGATCGGCACTTCCGGCCGAATTAATGCCTTGTCTCATAGTTATCAGTCTAGTGACGTTCCAGAATCTCCTCCTGCACCATTACCAGGGGTAAGTGATTCGCCTCTTGTACGTTTGCCTCCGCCAACTGAACTATATACAGGCTAG
- a CDS encoding spore germination protein codes for MVSIIGNIKINSVGPSSTVLVGNTASVILSSNSKIYAGANSFSIGDSIGTNITNNAASSTNTMDSDVVDQVSPP; via the coding sequence GTGGTTTCAATCATCGGTAACATTAAAATCAACAGCGTGGGCCCTAGTTCCACAGTTTTAGTAGGAAATACAGCATCCGTCATCTTGAGCAGTAACTCCAAAATCTATGCCGGTGCCAACTCCTTCTCGATAGGTGACTCCATAGGTACAAACATTACGAATAATGCAGCCAGCAGTACGAACACGATGGATTCAGATGTGGTGGATCAAGTATCGCCTCCTTAA
- a CDS encoding Hsp20/alpha crystallin family protein produces the protein MSPNKSNPLDWMNEDPFFKKKLSLKSLEEQWKLDPSQIDGYVEKIIKEATAATSSSFTNETSSLQFEHLDTHNYLITKIRIPSGIHPESIWAQINRTQIKLSGLRKDHSEIIPLPIPVNPDQSRGTYKQGSLQFRMPKMSSGKFRDIDIRYL, from the coding sequence ATGAGTCCAAATAAATCGAACCCTTTAGATTGGATGAACGAAGATCCCTTTTTTAAGAAAAAACTATCCTTAAAGTCGCTTGAAGAGCAATGGAAGCTGGATCCAAGCCAGATCGATGGTTATGTTGAAAAAATAATTAAAGAAGCTACCGCAGCGACCTCTTCGTCATTTACGAACGAAACCTCAAGTCTGCAATTTGAGCATCTAGACACACATAATTACTTGATCACGAAAATTCGTATTCCAAGTGGAATTCACCCGGAAAGTATTTGGGCACAAATTAATCGAACACAAATCAAATTAAGCGGTCTTAGAAAAGATCATAGCGAGATCATCCCACTCCCCATTCCAGTCAATCCGGATCAGAGCAGAGGAACTTATAAACAAGGCTCATTGCAATTCAGAATGCCAAAAATGTCATCAGGAAAATTTAGAGATATCGACATCCGTTATTTATAA
- a CDS encoding GNAT family N-acetyltransferase, translating into MTKSTLLSSEGLTIRHFEQGDMPLLGELYNSVTSRGNAVFWWVGDEENWENVYCAFENGKMVAKGQVEIINIVPPGRSDESRHSIYLNLKTIPEREEDYDLLDSLYQTLLLRALELKETLPAEYKTTLCVGNNASEIANTLFFEKEKGFCQYNSLFKMNHNLNTSYTVPELKKEFEFATWMMETPQEEDHYLELEAEVWPETPLGKERLSQFKQNPLWNSMVVREGERVVGSLMVWQEENGGYVENVFVLEPWRRFGIARYMLSQALNYFRTHGLDEAYLMVLTDNDSALHLYESVGFNLVSEERRYRIELP; encoded by the coding sequence TTGACAAAATCTACGCTTCTTTCATCAGAAGGATTAACGATTCGTCATTTTGAACAAGGGGACATGCCATTACTGGGGGAGTTATATAACTCGGTTACTTCGCGGGGAAATGCTGTTTTTTGGTGGGTTGGTGATGAGGAAAACTGGGAGAATGTGTACTGCGCCTTTGAAAATGGGAAAATGGTTGCCAAAGGTCAAGTTGAGATCATTAATATTGTGCCGCCTGGGCGCTCAGATGAAAGCAGACACTCGATCTATTTGAATTTGAAAACAATACCTGAACGAGAAGAAGATTATGATCTATTGGATAGTTTGTATCAAACGCTCCTTTTGAGAGCACTTGAATTAAAGGAAACTTTACCAGCAGAGTATAAAACGACGTTATGTGTGGGGAATAACGCATCCGAGATCGCAAATACGTTATTTTTTGAAAAAGAAAAGGGCTTCTGTCAATACAACAGCTTATTTAAAATGAATCATAATCTTAATACTTCCTACACTGTACCTGAACTGAAAAAGGAATTTGAATTTGCAACTTGGATGATGGAGACGCCGCAAGAAGAAGATCATTATTTAGAATTAGAAGCTGAGGTTTGGCCAGAAACCCCACTCGGAAAAGAACGGCTATCTCAGTTTAAGCAAAATCCGCTTTGGAACTCTATGGTTGTTCGAGAAGGGGAGAGGGTTGTAGGCAGCTTGATGGTATGGCAGGAAGAGAACGGTGGGTATGTTGAAAATGTTTTTGTACTAGAGCCGTGGAGAAGATTTGGAATTGCTAGGTACATGCTTTCTCAAGCGTTAAATTATTTCAGAACACATGGACTTGACGAAGCTTATTTAATGGTGTTAACAGACAATGATTCTGCATTGCATCTTTATGAATCTGTCGGATTCAATTTAGTAAGTGAGGAAAGACGTTATCGTATAGAACTCCCATAG